In the genome of Peromyscus eremicus chromosome 1, PerEre_H2_v1, whole genome shotgun sequence, the window TCGTTCTTCAAGGAAGCCATACAAGGTAAGAATTTGGAGATGATGGGCACATTTAACAGTGCCAGAGATGCCCTCTGAGCAGAGGCCACATACCTGTAGGGTGCAGACACACCTTTAAAAACTACAAATGAGTCAGGGCAGGGGTGTGGCTTTCTGTGGCTTCCCCTTTCTACACTGGTCACTTGGCACCCTCTGAGGATCTTCAGACACAGTTGACAAGGTCCAGCCTGTATTGCTGATGCTGATCTGGAGGGATCAGAATTTCCAGAGAGTGTGCTCCACAGAGGGAATTCACAGACAGCAAATTTCCCAGTCTCAGAGTGTTAGTGGACACTCAGTGTGTCTCCAGAGGCACATGAACTTAGCAAATATGCACATGACTACAGATAGTACTTTCTACAAAATTCCCATCCTATTCTAGACAAACAGCCAAGAGCAAGCATGCAGAATTCGTGGAAATTCAGCATTGCCATGTCACGTATTTCGATACCACAGTCTACTTATAGTCTATACTGGTCACCCCACCACCATGTGTTCCCCTCAAACAGAAGCCAAAATACAGCCTCTTCCCTGTGTTGCTTATGAGGGATTTTGTCACCGGGGTGAGCAAAGTCGTGTTTTCCTAGTGGCCGTAGTTAAAGTGCTTTATCCTTCTCTTCTCACTTGCACAAACTGTCCCAACATCTTCACCTGGGATGTCATTGTCCCTTGTTTGTGCTCCTACTTGACAGCTCCCTCTTTTCTTTGTGCAGAGCACACACAGCTCCATATAAGTCATGGCCCAGGACATAGAAACTGTCAATCAGTCCCCCCCCCAATCTAATCCTTGGAGAAGTGCCCACCTTATGGTCACCAGGGAAGCCCTCCCTGGGGACATACACTCACCTACATGGACCATTTCAAAGGATTATGCTGTCAAGGGTGGAAATGTGAAAAGCCACGGGCTTGCATTCCTCTACCTCTGCAATGACCCCAGGTTCacctttgtttccttcctttgtaGGGACTTGGGACTTGTGGAGAGCCCATCGGGACAATCTAGAAGCCAATTACCAAAATTCAGACAGATACTTCTATGCTCGGGGCAACTTTGAGGCCCAACAAAGAGGAGCTGGGGGCGTCTGGGCTGCTAAAATAATCAGGTGATGGTCCTGCCACGTCACGCCTCTCTCACTATTCCTGACTGTGGCCTCTCCTACTCTCTGTGCTTACAGGGTCTGGGTGgtctggagaggaagaaaggaagagaaaggatggagagtggggatggatccacacacaaagaaaaagtgaaaCCCAAGAAGGGCTCTCAAATGCATCTTGTCACAGGGTGTGGAAAGGACAAGCAGGCTGAGGTCCTTGCCCAAGAGGTTGATATTTCCTCTTCCCTGTGCCTAAGTTTTTACTCCTCCAGTATTTTCTGGGTCATTTTCTggtaggagaggaggagaaagcttGGAGGTGGGGCTATCTCACTCTGGGATTCATCTCTTGTCTCCCTTCCTTCGATTTCAGCACCAGCAGGAAATACTTTCAGGGTCTCCTAAACCGATATTATTTTGGAATGAAGGACCATGGATTGGAAAGCCTGGAAT includes:
- the LOC131919881 gene encoding serum amyloid A-4 protein-like; protein product: MPHLWVCFDCSFWSCSTMRLATILVFCSLFVGVSGDGWYSFFKEAIQGTWDLWRAHRDNLEANYQNSDRYFYARGNFEAQQRGAGGVWAAKIISTSRKYFQGLLNRYYFGMKDHGLESLESTRKAEEWSRSGKNPNHFRPQGLPEKF